One window of bacterium genomic DNA carries:
- a CDS encoding RidA family protein, which yields MSAPKHLLPGQTTRRAGDLLYVSTIFPVDGDGRAVQSASHSPHMGDSDVYTQSSVILGELARRVEADGSSVDRVLRVEVQLAATADFGEFKLAWIDAFGDEPPARTTIVVGDDQVVPGTLVTLNAVALNGGSSAQRETIHTDEAPDPMPYEHVPQAIRGGHWVYPSALPACDYETGIPLGVGKNLPAFPYYANDATDQAEYVFANLQKVMQAAGTEVANIIKAHLYEPSLSTFPDVDAVWARYMPRPPTRASMAARDLLVERAVFVANLLGVMPDESMEIVETRKGIHWHPVLVRKVNFTPGIAVGDDWLFLAGQVPVPDFLTGVVGTGPSKLRHYFSDIEMQTETTMRLIQDQIDSNGFELRDVVDAHIFLVHAQRDYRGFERAWNRLMADAGIDDPPPITLIPSRQRDGGTGIMFLGPDEHLRPDIEIDFILHRS from the coding sequence ATGTCCGCTCCAAAGCACCTGTTGCCCGGCCAGACGACGCGCCGAGCCGGCGACCTGCTGTACGTCTCGACAATCTTCCCCGTGGACGGCGACGGACGCGCCGTGCAGTCCGCGTCGCACTCTCCCCACATGGGGGACTCCGACGTCTACACCCAGTCGAGCGTCATCCTCGGCGAGTTGGCGCGGCGCGTCGAAGCCGACGGCAGCTCCGTGGACCGGGTGCTGCGGGTGGAAGTGCAGTTGGCGGCGACAGCCGACTTCGGTGAGTTCAAGCTGGCGTGGATCGACGCCTTCGGTGACGAGCCCCCGGCGCGCACCACCATCGTCGTCGGTGACGACCAGGTCGTGCCCGGCACCCTCGTGACGCTCAACGCCGTGGCTCTCAACGGCGGCTCGTCGGCGCAGCGTGAGACCATTCACACCGACGAAGCCCCCGACCCGATGCCGTACGAGCACGTCCCGCAGGCCATCAGGGGAGGCCACTGGGTGTATCCCTCGGCTTTGCCGGCCTGCGACTACGAGACCGGTATCCCGCTGGGCGTGGGCAAGAACCTGCCCGCCTTCCCCTACTACGCCAACGACGCCACCGACCAGGCCGAGTACGTGTTCGCCAACCTCCAGAAGGTGATGCAGGCCGCCGGGACCGAGGTGGCCAACATCATCAAGGCGCACCTCTACGAGCCCAGCCTGTCGACGTTCCCCGACGTGGACGCCGTCTGGGCACGCTACATGCCCCGCCCGCCGACCCGGGCCTCGATGGCTGCCCGCGACCTGCTCGTGGAGCGGGCCGTGTTCGTGGCCAACCTGCTGGGCGTCATGCCCGACGAGTCCATGGAGATCGTCGAGACCCGCAAGGGCATCCACTGGCACCCGGTGCTGGTGCGCAAGGTGAACTTCACGCCCGGCATCGCCGTCGGCGACGACTGGCTGTTCCTGGCCGGCCAGGTGCCGGTGCCCGACTTCCTGACGGGCGTCGTCGGCACCGGCCCGTCCAAGCTGCGGCACTACTTCAGTGACATCGAGATGCAGACCGAGACCACGATGCGCCTCATCCAGGACCAGATCGACTCCAACGGATTCGAACTGCGCGACGTGGTGGACGCCCACATCTTCCTGGTGCATGCCCAGCGCGACTACCGGGGCTTCGAGCGGGCCTGGAACCGGCTCATGGCTGATGCCGGCATCGACGACCCGCCGCCGATCACCCTGATCCCGTCACGCCAGCGCGACGGCGGCACGGGAATCATGTTCCTCGGCCCCGACGAGCACCTCCGCCCCGACATAGAGATCGACTTCATCCTCCACCGCAGCTGA